The following nucleotide sequence is from Anaerococcus sp. Marseille-Q7828.
AATTATAGGATGAGAATGAACAATCTTCGCTACCAGCTTAATAGAAATATCATAGAATACAGTCTCAATTTATCCTATGCCGACCAGCAAGACAAAAAGCAAAAGGAACTTATAGCTGATGCCATAAGAGCAGTCGAATATCCCTTTGATGGTTTTGGCAATATTGTATTAAATATGCCAATGGGCTTTGGTCTAATCATATCTTTAATAGCATATCTATGGATATTTACAGCTATGCCTTGGTACTTAGTCTTATATCTAATCGTTCTGACTACTATTATTGGCAGAATTATGTATAAAATTACTTTTATTTACGAAGACTTTTGGGAGAAAATCGACCATACCTGGGAAGAAGTTCACCAACTAAATTATGAACTGCAAAATCCTATATCAAAACTTGACATATTGATGTACGATATGAAAAAAGTCTTTAGAAAGTATTATTTTTCATTAACTGATATACGCTATAGTGAGATGTACGCTGCAGATAAAAAGACATTTAAAGTTTTTATCAAATCTAGGATTATTTCTCTGATACGTGACATCCCTATATTTTACTGGATGATTTTAAGTCTATCTAATGACCAGATTAATATTTCACGTTTTTATGTCTTATTCACATCTGTCTTTGCTTTTATGATAATGATAGATCAGTTTTGTAATCAAGCAGCTTTTTTAGTAAGAGATCTTAAGTTTTTCAAATATTATTTCAAAATACTAGATTTCCCAACAAAATCTTATAAAAAAATGGATTTCGATTCTGTAAATATAGAAATTAAGAATCTATCATTTAAATATCCATCATCTGACAAGTACGTCCTTAAAAATATCAACCTGGACTTGTCAAACAATAAGTCTATTGCCCTAGTAGGCGAAAATGGTGCCGGAAAAACTACTCTTGCACTAATACTTGCAGGACTACTAGAACCAACAAGTGGTGAAATTTTATTAAATGGCAAGGATATTAATTCCTATGGCATAGACAAAAAAGACCTAGTATCAGCAATTTTCCAAGACACTCTACTCTTGCCATATTCTATCAGGGAAAATGTGGCTATGAATTCTAATGATTGTGATTTAACTGATGTCTATGAAAAAACTGGTCTAGATGACATTATCGCAAAATATGATAAAAAAGATGAACAGATACTCTTAAGAACCTTAGATGATAAGGGAATCGACCTATCTGGCGGTCAAAAACAAAGATTATTTTTGGCTCGTGCTATCAACAAAAAGTCTGCCAAAATATTAATCTTAGATGAGCCAACAGCTCAACTAGACGCCATAGCAGAAAGAGATCTATATGAGCTTTACAACGAAATGACAAGGGATAAATCTAGCATATTTATCTCCCACAGGCTAGCTTCCACCAAGTTTTGTGATAAGGTGGTTTTCCTAAAAAACGGTGAAATCATCGAAGAAGGGACTCATGAAGAATTGTTAAAAGCTGATGGCGAATACAAGGAATTATTTGAAATCCAAGCCAAAAATTACAAGGAGGAAGATCATGCGTAATTACATCAGACTTTTTAAGATAATAGAAAATAAGCACTCTGGATTTATCAAAAAAGTTATATTTATAAGCGTGCTACTAGGTCTACTTCCCCTATTTAATATAATTGCACCGAAATTAATTATAGATGAATATAATGGCCTAAGACGATTTGAAGTCATGTTTGCATTTATTGTTTTAGCCTTAATATTAAATGTGGCTAACGAATTAATTGCTTCATATTCAAGAAGCTACTACCAGAGGACCTTGCAAATTTTTAACGACGAGTTGGCTTTTGCAGTAAATGAAAAAGTACTATCTCTTCCAATAGAGCTTACTGATAGTAAGTCAACCCAAGAAAAAGTGGAACAAGCCCTATATGGAGTGGGTATGACCTACGCCATATTGGAGTTTCTAGCCTTTGCGACCGGAGCAGTAGCTACAGGTATTGTATCAATCTTCATACTTTTAAGCTTAAATCCTCTCATACCTTTATTGATAATAGGTCTTAGTTTGTTAAACAAGCCTTTTAGGAAAATCATTAAGGAAAATGAAAAGAAATATCAAGAAAACTCAGCCAAAGATAACAGAGTTTACAAATACTATT
It contains:
- a CDS encoding ABC transporter ATP-binding protein codes for the protein MKELKFIFKEMWSKDPFMYVIIVINAIINGLLPFIWILAPAYVIDNRDKGIEFFIPFFIFLFVATSLMKFLNSFLTGNYRMRMNNLRYQLNRNIIEYSLNLSYADQQDKKQKELIADAIRAVEYPFDGFGNIVLNMPMGFGLIISLIAYLWIFTAMPWYLVLYLIVLTTIIGRIMYKITFIYEDFWEKIDHTWEEVHQLNYELQNPISKLDILMYDMKKVFRKYYFSLTDIRYSEMYAADKKTFKVFIKSRIISLIRDIPIFYWMILSLSNDQINISRFYVLFTSVFAFMIMIDQFCNQAAFLVRDLKFFKYYFKILDFPTKSYKKMDFDSVNIEIKNLSFKYPSSDKYVLKNINLDLSNNKSIALVGENGAGKTTLALILAGLLEPTSGEILLNGKDINSYGIDKKDLVSAIFQDTLLLPYSIRENVAMNSNDCDLTDVYEKTGLDDIIAKYDKKDEQILLRTLDDKGIDLSGGQKQRLFLARAINKKSAKILILDEPTAQLDAIAERDLYELYNEMTRDKSSIFISHRLASTKFCDKVVFLKNGEIIEEGTHEELLKADGEYKELFEIQAKNYKEEDHA